From the genome of Methylocystis bryophila, one region includes:
- the eutC gene encoding ethanolamine ammonia-lyase subunit EutC, producing MTDEQPVLQDRLAALKAATTARIFLPTAGSAVATRASLAFQLAHANARDAVEDRLDAEALADKLRARGLEAPLVESAATSRRAYLMRPDLGRRLAEPARARLLPLAGDDDLVFVVADGLSARAVEAHALALLDAALPLFRAKAWKIGPVVVVSQGRVAIGDEIGALLGAKLVVVLIGERPGLSSPDSLGAYLTFAPRIGCVDAERNCLSNIRREGMGYAEAAARLFYLATEALRRKASGVALKDEFGDTDSAPLLDGHDG from the coding sequence GTGACCGATGAGCAGCCCGTCCTTCAGGATCGTCTGGCGGCGCTGAAAGCCGCGACGACGGCGCGAATCTTCTTGCCCACGGCGGGCTCGGCCGTTGCGACCAGAGCCAGTCTCGCCTTTCAGCTGGCGCACGCCAATGCGCGCGATGCGGTCGAGGACCGACTCGATGCGGAGGCGCTAGCCGACAAGCTGCGGGCTCGCGGCCTGGAGGCGCCGCTCGTCGAGAGCGCGGCGACCAGCCGACGCGCCTATCTCATGCGGCCGGATCTCGGGCGTCGCCTGGCCGAGCCGGCGCGCGCGCGTCTGCTGCCGCTGGCTGGCGACGATGATCTCGTCTTCGTCGTCGCCGATGGTCTCTCGGCCCGCGCCGTCGAGGCGCATGCGCTCGCGCTGCTCGACGCGGCGCTCCCCCTGTTTCGCGCGAAAGCTTGGAAGATCGGTCCTGTTGTCGTCGTGTCTCAGGGTCGCGTCGCGATCGGCGACGAAATCGGCGCGCTCTTGGGCGCGAAGCTCGTCGTGGTGCTGATTGGAGAGCGGCCCGGGCTCTCCTCGCCCGATAGCCTCGGCGCCTATCTCACTTTCGCGCCGCGCATCGGCTGCGTTGACGCCGAGCGAAACTGTCTTTCGAACATTCGTCGGGAGGGGATGGGCTACGCCGAGGCCGCAGCGCGATTGTTCTATCTCGCCACGGAGGCGCTTCGAAGAAAGGCTTCGGGCGTCGCGCTGAAAGACGAGTTCGGGGATACAGATTCCGCTCCGCTTCTCGACGGACATGACGGCTGA
- a CDS encoding type 1 glutamine amidotransferase domain-containing protein translates to MKVLIVITSHDKLGDTGRKTGFWLEELAAPYYVFKDAGAKITLASPKGGRPPLDPKSNEPEFRTELTLRFEKDAAAEALLGETARLDGVDQKDFDTVFYPGGHGPLWDLANDARSAKLIESFLAAGKPVGVVCHSTIALRHVKTPDGKPLVEGKEVTGFTNGEEEAVGLTKVVPFLVEDEMLKLGAVFSKKANWAVHVVSDGPLVTGQNPASSGPAASALLAKLRQSARMAASR, encoded by the coding sequence ATGAAGGTCCTCATCGTCATCACGTCCCATGACAAACTCGGCGACACGGGACGAAAGACCGGCTTCTGGCTCGAGGAACTCGCCGCGCCCTATTATGTCTTCAAGGACGCCGGGGCCAAGATCACGCTCGCATCGCCGAAGGGCGGCCGTCCCCCGCTCGACCCCAAGAGCAACGAGCCCGAATTTCGCACCGAGCTCACCCTGCGGTTCGAAAAGGACGCCGCTGCGGAGGCTCTGCTTGGCGAGACTGCCCGTCTCGACGGCGTCGATCAGAAGGATTTCGACACGGTTTTCTATCCGGGCGGACATGGCCCCCTGTGGGATCTCGCCAATGACGCGCGCTCCGCCAAGCTCATCGAGTCTTTTCTTGCGGCCGGCAAGCCCGTGGGCGTTGTTTGTCATTCCACGATCGCGCTGCGTCACGTCAAAACGCCGGACGGCAAGCCTTTGGTCGAGGGCAAGGAAGTCACAGGCTTCACCAATGGCGAAGAAGAAGCCGTGGGGCTCACCAAAGTGGTCCCCTTCCTTGTCGAGGACGAGATGTTGAAGCTTGGCGCCGTCTTTTCAAAAAAGGCGAACTGGGCCGTTCACGTGGTCAGCGACGGGCCTCTGGTGACGGGACAGAATCCCGCCTCCTCCGGCCCGGCCGCAAGCGCCCTTCTGGCGAAGCTGAGGCAGTCGGCGAGAATGGCCGCGAGCCGCTGA
- a CDS encoding DUF885 domain-containing protein has translation MRSFRFVLSLLGIGVVALLSMSSAPALAEAAAVRSFQSAVGDYYREEFRAHPILATLVGVHDHDAEVDDLSQEGHALEAARLHKALDAFSAIDPATLSQSDRDDREVLISDINARLLDVDTIRNWRKDPGVYTQSATSAIFALVHRDFAPLADRLRSVIARERQIPAMLANGRANIEHPPLAFVEIAIRNISGSINLLKRGVPAAFASVQDDRLKQDLAAANDAAIAAFESYKSYLEELKPKADGVFALGPELFAKRAAYSEMVDIPPDRLLEIAHAQLDKDKNALSAAAHEIDAPQPVEAVLKQVRAQHPTADALIGTASDDLAGLRAFVQDHRIATIPSDLLPEVEETPEFRRATTAAALDSPGALETHATQAFYYVTPPDTGLSAEKRKEYLEAYFFAGLKMISSHEVWPGHFMQYLARRAHPEWSLARKMAHAYSTTEGWAHYAEQMMVEEGLGNGDPKLKLAQLQMALMRDCRFVAAIELHTKGKSVDDAAEIFMKQCGSPEPEARREAYRGARDPGYMNYTLGKLQILKLREDYRAKRGDKFSLMEFHDRLLGAGLPPIKIIRREMLGEDGPTL, from the coding sequence ATGCGTTCTTTCCGATTCGTCTTGTCGCTTTTGGGAATAGGGGTTGTCGCGCTGCTCTCGATGAGCTCGGCCCCGGCCCTCGCCGAGGCCGCCGCGGTTCGCTCCTTTCAGAGCGCCGTCGGGGACTATTATCGTGAGGAGTTTCGAGCCCACCCGATCCTTGCAACGCTCGTCGGCGTGCATGACCACGACGCGGAGGTCGACGATCTCAGCCAAGAGGGTCACGCCTTGGAAGCCGCCAGGCTCCACAAGGCGCTCGACGCCTTCAGCGCGATCGATCCGGCGACGCTGTCACAAAGCGACCGCGACGACCGGGAAGTTCTGATCAGCGACATCAACGCGCGACTGCTCGACGTCGACACCATTCGCAATTGGCGGAAAGATCCCGGCGTCTACACACAGAGCGCGACCTCGGCGATATTTGCGCTCGTTCATCGCGATTTCGCGCCGCTCGCCGACCGCTTGCGCTCCGTCATCGCCCGCGAGCGACAAATTCCGGCAATGCTCGCGAACGGCAGGGCCAATATCGAGCACCCGCCTCTCGCCTTCGTCGAGATCGCCATCCGCAACATCTCGGGCTCCATCAACCTTTTGAAGCGAGGCGTCCCCGCCGCTTTCGCTTCTGTGCAGGATGACCGGCTCAAGCAGGATCTCGCGGCCGCCAATGACGCTGCGATCGCCGCCTTCGAGAGCTACAAGTCCTATCTCGAAGAGCTCAAGCCCAAGGCGGATGGCGTGTTCGCTCTCGGCCCCGAGCTCTTCGCCAAGCGCGCGGCCTATAGCGAAATGGTCGATATTCCGCCGGATCGGCTGCTCGAGATTGCGCATGCGCAGCTCGATAAGGATAAGAACGCGCTCTCTGCGGCCGCTCACGAAATAGACGCCCCGCAGCCCGTCGAGGCGGTGTTGAAGCAGGTCCGCGCGCAACATCCGACTGCCGATGCGCTGATCGGAACCGCGAGCGACGACCTCGCGGGCTTGCGCGCCTTCGTTCAAGACCATCGCATCGCGACCATTCCAAGCGATCTGCTTCCGGAAGTGGAGGAGACGCCCGAGTTTCGACGCGCCACGACCGCGGCTGCGCTGGATTCGCCCGGCGCTCTCGAGACCCATGCGACGCAAGCCTTCTATTATGTGACGCCGCCCGACACGGGGCTGAGCGCAGAGAAGCGGAAGGAATATCTCGAGGCCTATTTCTTCGCCGGCCTCAAGATGATTTCGTCGCATGAGGTCTGGCCCGGCCACTTCATGCAATATCTCGCGCGACGCGCACATCCCGAATGGTCGCTCGCGCGGAAAATGGCGCACGCCTATTCGACGACCGAGGGATGGGCGCATTACGCCGAGCAGATGATGGTCGAAGAGGGCTTAGGGAATGGCGACCCAAAATTGAAGCTCGCCCAGCTGCAAATGGCGCTCATGCGCGACTGTCGTTTCGTTGCGGCGATCGAGCTGCATACGAAGGGCAAGAGCGTCGACGACGCCGCGGAGATCTTCATGAAGCAATGCGGTTCGCCCGAGCCTGAGGCGCGCCGCGAGGCCTACCGCGGCGCGCGAGACCCAGGCTACATGAATTACACGCTCGGCAAGCTCCAGATTTTGAAATTGCGCGAGGATTATCGCGCCAAGAGGGGCGATAAGTTCTCTCTCATGGAGTTTCACGACCGCTTGCTCGGAGCCGGTCTCCCGCCAATCAAGATCATCCGCCGCGAGATGCTGGGAGAGGATGGCCCCACTCTCTGA
- a CDS encoding type II toxin-antitoxin system Phd/YefM family antitoxin yields MAHIVHATTVASISDLKKNPMGTVAAGEGFPVAILNRNEPAFYCIPAKAYEDLLERLEDLELNAVADAREGQAIHKISLDDL; encoded by the coding sequence ATGGCGCATATCGTTCACGCGACCACGGTCGCGAGCATTTCGGATTTGAAGAAGAACCCCATGGGCACCGTTGCCGCCGGCGAAGGGTTCCCCGTTGCGATCCTCAACCGCAACGAGCCTGCGTTCTATTGCATCCCTGCCAAGGCTTATGAAGATTTGCTGGAGCGTCTCGAAGACCTCGAGCTGAACGCCGTTGCGGACGCGCGCGAAGGGCAGGCGATCCACAAGATTTCGCTCGATGACCTATGA
- a CDS encoding type II toxin-antitoxin system RelE family toxin: MTYELAFLDDALKEWRKLDSTTRDQFKIKLAERLENPKVISARLHGAKERYKIKLRSAGFRLVYEVRDQELIVLVVAVGKRERNEVYKTAARRRTD; the protein is encoded by the coding sequence ATGACCTATGAGCTCGCCTTTCTTGACGACGCGTTGAAGGAATGGCGCAAGCTGGATAGCACCACTCGAGACCAGTTCAAGATCAAGCTCGCCGAGCGGCTGGAAAACCCGAAAGTTATCTCCGCTCGTTTGCATGGCGCGAAAGAGCGCTACAAGATCAAGTTGCGTAGCGCTGGTTTCCGCCTAGTCTATGAAGTTCGCGATCAGGAGTTGATCGTTCTTGTCGTGGCGGTCGGCAAGCGCGAGCGCAACGAAGTTTACAAGACCGCCGCACGGCGGCGGACGGATTGA
- a CDS encoding DNA methyltransferase, whose protein sequence is MSSATARKPPPSRDRAAELEAEIRDFCAFGANTRFEERDGLPYYINEFWTAGQRQAHSIHEVSYRACFKPQLPRFFIDRLSAPGEAVYDPFMGRGTTPIEAALAGRTPIGNDVNPLSPLLTRPRLDPPSLAAVAARLEEVPWGRGEIEREDLLVFYHPETLRHLCALRRFLLERAPLDGEPDAPDDWIRMVALNRLTGHSPGFFSVYTLPPNQAVSVEAQRKINEKRAQTPPPRDVARLILKKSRALLADGAPARAKAGLCVGDAAATPSIDTGSIKLVVTSPPFLDVVQYESDNWLRSWFAGIDPAEVTISAHRSEADWSAMVSAVFKELARVLAPGGHVAFEVGEVKGGKLLLEPLVWRAAEGLPFERLFVLVNEQRFTKTSHCWGVANNGKGTNSNRIVLLRRR, encoded by the coding sequence ATGTCATCGGCCACGGCCCGAAAGCCGCCTCCTTCCCGCGATCGGGCCGCCGAGCTCGAGGCGGAGATTCGCGACTTTTGCGCCTTCGGCGCGAACACGCGTTTCGAGGAAAGGGACGGGCTCCCCTATTATATCAACGAGTTCTGGACTGCTGGGCAAAGACAGGCGCATTCGATCCATGAGGTGAGCTATCGGGCCTGCTTCAAGCCGCAGCTCCCGCGCTTCTTCATCGACCGTCTCAGTGCGCCGGGAGAGGCCGTTTACGATCCCTTCATGGGACGCGGCACGACTCCCATCGAGGCGGCGCTCGCCGGGCGCACGCCTATCGGCAATGACGTCAATCCCTTGAGCCCGCTGCTCACCCGCCCGCGCCTCGACCCTCCCTCGCTTGCGGCCGTCGCCGCGCGCCTTGAAGAAGTCCCCTGGGGAAGGGGCGAGATCGAGCGCGAGGACCTCCTCGTCTTCTACCACCCCGAGACATTGCGCCACCTATGCGCGCTGCGCCGCTTTCTCTTAGAGCGCGCGCCGCTCGACGGCGAGCCGGATGCTCCGGACGACTGGATCCGCATGGTCGCGCTCAACCGGCTAACCGGCCATTCTCCGGGGTTTTTTTCGGTCTACACGCTGCCGCCCAATCAAGCTGTCTCGGTCGAGGCGCAACGCAAGATCAACGAAAAGCGCGCCCAGACGCCGCCGCCGCGCGATGTGGCGCGCCTGATCTTGAAAAAATCGCGCGCGCTGCTCGCCGATGGCGCGCCGGCGCGCGCCAAGGCGGGGCTTTGCGTCGGCGACGCCGCTGCAACGCCGTCCATCGACACGGGCTCGATTAAGCTCGTGGTGACCTCGCCGCCTTTTCTCGACGTCGTTCAATATGAGAGCGACAATTGGCTGCGCAGCTGGTTCGCCGGCATCGACCCCGCGGAGGTGACGATTTCCGCCCATAGGAGCGAGGCAGACTGGTCGGCGATGGTTTCCGCCGTCTTCAAGGAGCTTGCGCGGGTGCTGGCGCCGGGCGGCCATGTCGCCTTCGAGGTCGGCGAGGTCAAGGGCGGGAAGCTGCTGCTGGAGCCGCTCGTGTGGCGCGCCGCCGAAGGGCTCCCCTTCGAGCGGCTGTTCGTGCTCGTGAACGAGCAGCGATTCACCAAGACGAGTCATTGCTGGGGCGTCGCCAATAACGGCAAGGGCACGAATTCGAACCGGATCGTGCTGCTGCGGCGGCGCTGA
- a CDS encoding protease inhibitor I42 family protein, giving the protein MQKIALFIICAMALALAAPVARAQQAMRLAPGESRVLTFAENPSTGYTWAIDKAASQGLDIVAIEDLGHSRGADMPGAPGTRRWSLRALKPGHAEILFANRRPWERTPIETRRVVVDVAQ; this is encoded by the coding sequence ATGCAAAAGATTGCGCTGTTCATAATTTGCGCCATGGCGCTGGCGCTTGCCGCGCCCGTGGCTCGCGCGCAGCAGGCGATGCGGCTCGCGCCCGGCGAAAGCCGCGTTCTCACTTTCGCCGAGAACCCCTCGACGGGCTACACATGGGCGATCGACAAAGCCGCGAGCCAGGGGCTCGATATTGTCGCGATCGAGGATCTGGGACACAGCCGTGGCGCGGACATGCCCGGCGCGCCGGGAACGCGGCGCTGGTCGCTGCGCGCGCTGAAGCCCGGCCACGCGGAGATTCTCTTCGCCAATCGGCGACCCTGGGAGCGAACGCCGATCGAGACCAGGCGTGTCGTCGTCGACGTAGCGCAATAG